A stretch of the Candidatus Bathyarchaeota archaeon genome encodes the following:
- a CDS encoding SAM-dependent chlorinase/fluorinase, protein MPIITLLTDYGLRDSYVAEVKGAILKIAPDATIIDITHEVGKFDIEEGAFHLARCVSYFPNGTIHVGVVDPGVGGGRRSIIIKARGAYFVGPDNGVLAPAAERLGVEEVYEIREERLPVRRVSYVFDGRDVFAPVAAYLAKGFPPTELGVKVSSYVRLAQYEPKMVGEGLEATVIHVDGFGNLVTNLTFDLLEDVGVREGCIFGVKVGGRELAIPYVRSFSSVRVGELLALVAGGGYLEISVNQGSAKEVLGISRGERLILRPKHK, encoded by the coding sequence GTGCCTATAATAACCCTACTTACAGATTACGGCCTAAGGGACTCCTATGTAGCGGAGGTTAAGGGTGCGATCCTAAAGATAGCTCCAGATGCAACGATAATCGACATCACCCATGAGGTTGGTAAGTTCGACATCGAGGAGGGGGCCTTCCATCTAGCTAGATGCGTTAGCTACTTCCCAAATGGAACCATCCATGTTGGTGTGGTAGACCCAGGGGTTGGAGGGGGAAGGAGATCCATCATCATAAAGGCTCGGGGAGCCTACTTCGTGGGCCCTGATAACGGCGTCTTGGCTCCAGCTGCTGAGAGGCTCGGCGTGGAGGAGGTCTATGAGATAAGGGAGGAAAGGCTCCCAGTAAGGAGGGTCTCATATGTCTTCGACGGCCGCGATGTCTTCGCGCCGGTGGCAGCATACCTCGCGAAGGGGTTTCCCCCGACTGAGCTGGGGGTTAAGGTCTCAAGCTATGTGAGACTGGCCCAATACGAGCCTAAGATGGTTGGGGAAGGCCTTGAGGCCACGGTCATCCACGTTGACGGCTTCGGCAATCTGGTGACTAATCTGACATTCGACCTCCTAGAGGATGTCGGCGTTAGGGAGGGATGCATCTTCGGGGTTAAAGTTGGAGGGAGGGAGCTAGCGATACCATATGTAAGGAGCTTCTCCTCCGTTAGGGTTGGTGAGCTCCTCGCCCTTGTGGCTGGGGGAGGCTACTTAGAGATATCTGTCAACCAGGGGAGCGCAAAAGAGGTGTTGGGGATCTCTAGGGGCGAGAGGCTTATACTTAGACCAAAACATAAATGA
- a CDS encoding SMC-Scp complex subunit ScpB has product MDEKEPNAIAKLEAALYASGRPLSFKELSTRLNIGSEEEVSKLVHRLSEMYRKDGSALEVRELPGGLVVMQLKTEYVGLARRFSSKPILTSGPLRTLSYVAYYQPVEQRRVALARGSLAYRHLKLLEELGLVTRQRRGRSIVVETTPEFASYLGLSGDRSTMKRQLSRIFKELELKSLEKERNRDRT; this is encoded by the coding sequence ATGGACGAGAAGGAGCCTAACGCTATAGCTAAGCTGGAGGCGGCCCTATATGCCTCAGGTCGGCCTCTCAGCTTCAAGGAGTTATCCACCCGCCTGAACATAGGCTCCGAGGAGGAGGTCTCAAAACTGGTGCATAGGCTCTCCGAGATGTATAGAAAAGACGGGAGCGCCCTGGAGGTGAGGGAGCTTCCAGGAGGCCTCGTTGTGATGCAGCTAAAGACTGAGTATGTTGGGCTCGCCAGAAGGTTCTCATCGAAGCCAATACTCACCTCCGGACCCCTGAGAACCCTATCATATGTAGCCTATTACCAGCCCGTGGAGCAGAGGAGGGTGGCGTTGGCTAGGGGTAGCCTGGCCTACAGGCACCTGAAACTCCTCGAGGAGTTGGGGCTAGTGACGAGGCAGAGGAGGGGGCGCAGCATCGTGGTGGAGACTACACCCGAGTTCGCAAGCTACCTAGGACTGAGCGGAGACAGGTCAACGATGAAGAGGCAGCTGAGCAGGATCTTCAAAGAGCTTGAGCTGAAGTCCCTTGAGAAGGAGAGAAACCGAGATCGAACGTGA